From a region of the Candidatus Bathyarchaeia archaeon genome:
- a CDS encoding DMT family transporter: protein MRKEYLILLTVAFIWGSGHPLGKIILKELHPIQLSLLSAFLTTTVLAAIMLASRKKTMGKLGSTGMLLSVAAGAIMFFIYPILSFSALRLIPASVNAILVSTSTIYVALIAAATLKERLNSICYAGIVFSFIGVSMVVLSSGGSVNIKSISLLGCGLSLLGALTSATYAVMGKFLMYKYEALTVTLISSASGAVLLAVATQLIGFSELAKMSLKTLLLTLYWGVSSGVGYFLFYRCLKSLEATRVSSFIYFSPMFAILLSIILIQEKISILFILGMGLIFLGVRLAQRR, encoded by the coding sequence CATATGGGGTTCCGGGCATCCTCTAGGCAAAATCATCCTTAAGGAGCTGCATCCCATACAGCTTTCCTTGCTTAGCGCGTTTTTGACAACCACCGTTCTGGCCGCCATAATGTTGGCATCGAGGAAGAAGACCATGGGGAAGTTGGGAAGCACGGGGATGTTATTGTCGGTCGCAGCCGGCGCCATAATGTTTTTCATATATCCCATACTGAGCTTTTCAGCTTTACGTCTCATTCCAGCTTCTGTGAATGCCATTCTAGTCTCGACGAGCACCATTTACGTCGCTTTGATCGCCGCGGCTACGTTGAAAGAGAGGTTAAACTCGATCTGTTACGCTGGAATCGTCTTCTCTTTCATAGGGGTTTCGATGGTTGTATTATCAAGTGGCGGCTCGGTGAACATCAAATCGATTAGCCTATTGGGATGCGGCCTTTCGCTGTTAGGGGCCTTAACATCGGCGACCTACGCCGTGATGGGAAAGTTTTTAATGTATAAATACGAGGCGTTAACCGTAACCTTGATATCCAGCGCTTCAGGAGCCGTTTTACTAGCAGTCGCAACCCAGCTCATAGGCTTCAGCGAGTTAGCCAAGATGTCGCTTAAAACGTTGCTACTCACCTTATACTGGGGCGTCTCCTCAGGCGTAGGGTACTTTCTTTTTTATAGGTGTTTAAAAAGCCTTGAGGCCACGCGGGTCAGCTCATTCATATATTTCAGCCCCATGTTCGCGATTCTCCTCTCCATAATCCTTATTCAAGAAAAAATCAGCATACTCTTCATTTTGGGAATGGGCCTAATTTTTCTAGGGGTGAGGCTTGCCCAAAGAAGGTAG